In Acinonyx jubatus isolate Ajub_Pintada_27869175 chromosome A3, VMU_Ajub_asm_v1.0, whole genome shotgun sequence, a genomic segment contains:
- the LOC106976760 gene encoding prolyl-tRNA synthetase associated domain-containing protein 1 produces the protein MAGAELRAALDERLGALAIRTEVVEHPEVFTVEEMMPHIQHLKGAHSKNLFLKDKKKKGYWLVTVLHDRQVNLNDLAKQLGVGSGNLRFADETAMLEKLKVGQGCATPLALFCDDGDVKFVLDSAFLEGGHEKVYFHPMTNAATMGLSPEDFLTFVKKTGHDPIILNFDKN, from the exons ATGGCTGGTGCCGAGTTGCGGGCGGCGCTGGATGAGCGGCTCGGCGCCCTGGCCATCCGCACAGAGGTCGTGGAGCACCCGGAG GTgtttacagttgaagaaatgaTGCCTCATATCCAGCATTTGAAAGGAGCACATAGTAAGAACTTATTCcttaaagacaagaagaaaaaaggctATTGGCTGGTGACAGTTCTTCATGACAGACAAGTTAATTTAAATGATCTTGCTAAGCAGTTAGGTGTTGGGAGTGGAAATCTTCGGTTTGCTGATGAAACAGCCATGCTAGAAAAACTAAAAGTTGGCCAAGGCTGTGCCACACCTTTGGCACTCTTCTGTGATGATGGAGATGTGAAATTTGTTCTGGATTCTGCTTTTCTGGAAGGTGGACATGAAAAGGTGTACTTTCATCCAATGACCAATGCTGCaaccatgggattgagccctgaagACTTTCTCACATTTGTGAAGAAGACAGGACATGATCCCATAATACTAAATTTTGATAAAAACTAA